In Oncorhynchus gorbuscha isolate QuinsamMale2020 ecotype Even-year linkage group LG02, OgorEven_v1.0, whole genome shotgun sequence, a single genomic region encodes these proteins:
- the LOC124006201 gene encoding endosialin-like: MGKMICALRSFALLWACWLPWTLGQELQEQDALCAAGGCYAVYFQRKTFRESARFCKDKGGSLATLKSSEEVAVVHELLSSVEQRGPRARVRLWMGLHRQPRQCSATRPLRGFQWITGEQDTQYTNWLRADSPSTCAAPRCVVMSVNTAADTREQHDNFKWLDGSCSLTVDGFMCHYTYRGMCPSLKSEGGGPALYTTPFSLLSTILTHIPFGSVATLPCPDNEDSLGDQSVLCMLREDGSVGWSKDSPLCSDGLQDWCEEENGGCEHFCQNAETQYYCECSDGFTLAEDGHTCQPNHSCGNANCEFDCEETAKGFRCKCPNGYLLAPDGRNCLDVDECLRAPCLHICANSPGTFECHCNQGYEPDEDGECVDVDECNDSSRCEHRCENTPGSFACHCRQGYTELPDNPGLCEDVDECQTPASCHQKCLNYMGGFECYCEAGYELQSDQYSCMAIPEGDDQYSSTTTSSYQTWVTDQDWVTDPTRLEWLTEQTVLERLPTDLGWFTEAPQEETTSTPVRRRPSGGRNSHWGVLARRKPARNTVTPSPSSSSQEDDDTQSQASDPSVVSRVSDSHRPAVQNDKGAGRVVETTDIDSDAKATTTTTTLRVPPPAQTVFASGAQWPESKGKRKDDKSWLLVALLVPLCVFIVVMLALGIVYCTSCAVEQNKSITDCYRWISTSKSEGENKVKSRA; this comes from the coding sequence ATGGGGAAGATGATCTGTGCCTTGCGCTCCTTTGCTCTTCTGTGGGCCTGCTGGCTTCCCTGGACTCTGGGACAAGAGCTGCAGGAGCAAGATGCTCTCTGCGCTGCAGGTGGCTGCTACGCCGTCTATTTCCAACGCAAGACTTTTCGGGAGTCAGCAAGGTTCTGCAAGGACAAAGGTGGTTCCCTGGCAACCCTAAAGAGTTCTGAGGAGGTGGCTGTGGTCCATGAGCTCCTGTCGTCTGTGGAGCAACGCGGACCACGGGCCAGGGTCAGACTGTGGATGGGGCTCCATCGCCAGCCCAGACAGTGCTCTGCCACACGCCCACTCAGGGGATTCCAATGGATCACAGGTGAACAGGACACGCAGTACACCAACTGGCTGAGGGCGGACTCCCCTAGTACCTGTGCCGCGCCCCGCTGTGTCGTCATGAGTGTCAACACTGCTGCTGACACCCGGGAGCAGCACGACAACTTCAAGTGGCTGGATGGCTCCTGCTCGCTGACTGTGGATGGATTCATGTGTCACTACACCTACCGGGGGATGTGCCCTTCTCTGAAGAGTGAGGGAGGCGGACCTgctctgtataccacccctttcAGCCTGCTCAGCACCATCCTCACTCACATTCCCTTTGGCTCAGTGGCCACCCTTCCCTGCCCAGATAATGAAGACAGCTTAGGAGACCAGTCTGTTCTTTGCATGCTGAGGGAAGACGGGAGTGTGGGCTGGTCAAAGGATTCCCCCCTCTGCTCTGATGGCCTCCAGGACTGGTGTGAAGAAGAAAATGGTGGCTGTGAACATTTCTGTCAGAATGCTGAAACACAGTATTACTGTGAGTGTTCTGACGGCTTCACTCTGGCAGAGGACGGCCATACCTGCCAGCCGAACCATTCCTGTGGCAATGCCAACTGTGAGTTTGATTGCGAGGAGACCGCTAAGGGATTCCGCTGCAAATGTCCAAACGGATACCTGCTGGCACCTGATGGACGCAACTGCCTGGATGTGGATGAGTGTCTCCGGGCCCCCTGCCTTCATATATGCGCCAATTCTCCTGGGACATTCGAGTGCCACTGTAACCAGGGCTACGAGCCCGATGAAGATGGCGAGTGTGTGGATGTTGACGAATGCAACGATTCCAGTCGCTGTGAACACCGATGTGAGAACACACCCGGTTCCTTTGCCTGCCACTGCCGCCAAGGCTACACTGAGCTGCCCGACAATCCAGGCTTATGCGAGGATGTGGATGAGTGCCAGACCCCAGCCAGCTGCCACCAGAAGTGTCTCAACTATATGGGTGGGTTTGAGTGCTATTGTGAGGCAGGATATGAGCTGCAGTCAGACCAGTACTCCTGCATGGCTATTCCAGAAGGCGATGACCAGTATTCATCAACAACCACCTCGTCCTACCAAACCTGGGTTACAGACCAAGACTGGGTTACAGACCCCACACGTTTGGAGTGGCTGACAGAGCAGACAGTCCTTGAGAGGCTTCCGACTGACCTGGGCTGGTTTACAGAGGCCCCGCAGGAGGAGACAACATCTACACCGGTTCGTCGCAGGCCGTCGGGTGGCCGTAACTCACACTGGGGTGTTCTCGCACGGAGAAAGCCCGCTCGGAACACTGTCACACCCTCGCCCAGCTCCTCCTCGCAGGAAGATGATGACACTCAAAGCCAAGCAAGTGATCCCTCAGTGGTGTCCAGGGTTAGTGACAGCCACCGCCCAGCAGTCCAGAATGACAAGGGAGCTGGGAGAGTGGTAGAAACCACAGACATAGACTCTGACGCTaaggccaccaccaccaccaccacgctcAGAGTCCCACCTCCAGCCCAAACAGTGTTTGCATCAGGGGCCCAGTGGCCTGAGAGTAAAGGCAAAAGGAAGGATGACAAGAGCTGGCTACTAGTAGCACTCCTGGTGCCCCTGTGTGTTTTCATTGTGGTGATGCTGGCTCTAGGCATTGTGTACTGCACTAGCTGTGCTGTAGAACAAAACAAGAGCATCACTGACTGTTACCGCTGGATCAGCACCTCCAAGTCAGAGGGGGAAAACAAGGTGAAATCTCGTGCTTGA
- the LOC124006190 gene encoding ras-related protein Rab-1B-like, with amino-acid sequence MNPEYDYLFKLLLIGDSGVGKSCLLLRFADDTYTESYISTIGVDFKIRTIELDGKTIKLQIWDTAGQERFRTITSSYYRGAHGIIVVYDVTDQESYNNIKQWLQEIDRYASENVNKLLVGNKCDLTTKKVVDYTTAKEFADSLSIPFLETSAKNATNVEQSFMTMAAEIKKRMGPGATTGGDKPNLKIDSTPVRQSGGGCC; translated from the exons ATGAATCCTGAATA TGACTACCTGTTCAAGCTGCTTCTGATCGGCGATTCAGGGGTGGGCAAGTCTTGCCTCCTGCTTCGATTtgcg GATGACACCTACACGGAAAGTTACATAAGCACCATCGGTGTGGACTTCAAAATCCGAACTATTGAATTGGACGGCAAGACTATCAAACTACAGATT TGGGACACTGCTGGTCAGGAGCGGTTTCGCACCATCACCTCCAGCTATTACAGAGGAGCCCATGGTATCATCGTTGTCTATGATGTAACAGATCAG GAGTCTTACAACAATATAAAGCAGTGGCTGCAGGAAATCGACCGCTATGCCAGCGAAAATGTCAACAAGCTGCTGGTGGGTAACAAGTGTGACCTCACCACCAAGAAAGTAGTAGACTACACAACAGCCAAG GAATTTGCTGACTCCCTGTCCATCCCCTTCCTCGAGACCAGTGCTAAGAACGCAACCAACGTGGAGCAATCCTTTATGACCATGGCGGCTGAGATTAAGAAGCGCATGGGGCCCGGGGCCACGACAGGAGGAGACAAACCCAACCTGAAGATTGATAGCACCCCAGTAAGGCAGTCTGGAGGAGGATGCTGTTAG